aaaaaGCGTGAATCTAAAATATAATCATTTGATGAAAAATGATGTTCAGGTGagagtaaataaagaaaaagaataaaagaagagaggacaagaaaaggcaaaaaaaaagtaaaaaattttcagaaatgaaaccttcacaaaaaccaataaaaagtgTAACTAAGGATAAGAaattcaaatgggaaaaaaagaagaaaaagaagaaaataagaaagagcaaaaaatgtatttttttcccttcacagAAAAAGGAGCTAACATTCCTTTTTCTGGCTGAGGACACtgtactacaagatttgcctctgcaaGATTCTTCAGCAGAGTTCTGCTGCAGCATCACTGTCATAACGTGTTGTTAGGAGGGGCTTGTTAGGAATTTACAATTTTATGGCTCTATAGCAATGGCTATCTGGGGTCCTCCTGGGACCTCTGGCGCCCCTCTCCATGTCCCAGTAGAGCAGGGTGTCCAGCACCTGGGCACCCCTGTGTCTCACAGAAGAGAAGAGCCTGGAAACTCAGCTGAGGGGAATCTCCAACCACCAGTTATCATAGGTAGGGGGACAATGCAGTCCCAGGAGTCTGGGGTGACACAGCCTGATCCCTCCTCCAATACCACTCAAAGTGAAGCcctgggcaggcagggcaggggctgcgcACATCAAGCTGGTACCCAAGCCTCAGGAGCAAGTGATGCACAAATCACAGATCAAGCATGCCTCCGCAGCACAGAAGCCAAACTCCAGGTGTCGCAGGGAGCCAAAACACAGCTCTATGCCACACAGGGCAATCTCCACTGGCAGCATGGGCAGCTCTAATGTGCCTCTGCATTCCGCGGGCCAATCTCCACAAGCTATTCATGTGCAGATCTTTGAAGTGTACCCTAGACTTTGTGCATACCCAGCGCCTGCAATCATGAACAGGTACAGTAAACACTGGGAACTGGCCCTGTTCCTGGTTTTGGTTGCTGGCTTTatttcagctccttcccctcaGTCCTCTTCTCCCAGCTCAAGCTCCAAAAGAGCCCACTCTGAAAGAACCTTCCTCCCcggaggtggattaaggttggttgaggccccaggtacagaagaaaatattgggccccgtaatctggtgtcattagaaaaatgtttaaagttgGGGTTGTGTGGGGCCCTCCAGAAGTCCGGGCCCAGGGTGCACACTTGGTGTGGCCACCATTACACCCGCCTCTGTTCctccctcagatcagtgaggaaagagaaaagctgTCCTCCAGCTTCTTTCTTCCACAAGCAGATTTTATCTTTGGCCCGCCTTCTCATGcagtcatacctttgtctatctggtgtgtgtattatttcaggttcatctgggttttttcCTCTGTGTAGAGTTgcagaatttgttgaaattttaagaagATAGATTGGGAATATTATGCTGCCATTTCTTTCAAATGTagcctattttttaaatagggttttttaaaaactaattcacACTATATTATCATTAAATTTTGAAATCATTCATAATCTAAAAATTAGCATGTTTTATACTGAGAAAACAGAAAGACATATgtccaaatttttaataaattgatgttttctcTCGTTTCACTTCATCGGAAATTTTACACACAACAAAACTTCCcgcaaaaaaaaattgactttcaCTGACAATTGTCCTTTCTCCAAATGTTTTGAGTTTGATGAAAAGTTCTACCAACTCCATATTTATTTGCTTGTAAACATGAGTGTGCACACCTACATGTCTTACACATGAATATGGCTGATTGAATACAAAACACTCAATGATCCCCATAAGCTGTATTCCATGGGTCCCCAAATCTattaccaatattattattatatatatatatatatatatatatatatatatatatatatatatatatataatttttttttttttaagatatttaggAACCAATGCATGGAACAATTTGACAAAACATTACATTAAGCTTTcagttccagccctggccagttggatcagtggcaGAGTGTCCATATTGtgtgttgatgtcctgggtttgattcccattcagggcacaaaggagaagcacacaGGGGTAAActgctgttaggcttgctcactgacTTACCAGCTTTGAGcactttgtgcaattagtgcatGAGTTCATGACAGCACTATTGTAAGGATATAACTGCTTCTCCTCAGGGTCAGTTAGAAGAGATCTTGCTCCCTCAATGGTGTGGTGCTGTTTTGTTTCCTGCTCTCTTGTCCTTTAGTGTAaaaaggttttcatttttaattctttcttcttttggcttgcttGTGTTTACAAGCTTCCAATTAATTGGTATGGCTCACCAATTTTCGGCTCCATATTTCCTTTACTGTCTCCCTGAAtgcaatgcaaatctgcatggcccctaccaccagcattacaggtacctacctgcttctccaaccctccttctcttcccttcctgcagccatggctcaattagagcaagttggcctgaggtgctgaggatgactccatggcctccacctcaggtggtaagagctcagttgctgagcaatggggcaatgcccccgatggacagagcatcacctcctagttgGCTTGCTGAATAGATtgccatcagggcacatgcagaagtcttgtCTCTGCCTCATCTctcaatacttaaaaataatgaagaatcAAAAAATGAACAGgaagtgaaaaataaacaaaattgattgTCCTGAGTTCAGCCAGTGAACAGCCTAGGAACAGGCATCTGCCCTCTACTTATACCTAATGTCTACTCAGGAGCTGGAGAATAGATATTTATAGTTCGTGTCCACTCAGCCTCCTGGGTGTTAGTCATCTCCCACCTGGTACTACAGCATCACTGCTAGTGGGATTCAGGTCTTTTCATTATAAAGCCTCTGTTAAGAGTGACAGCACTGTCCTGGCTGTGTTCAGTTTATGGAAATGTCAGAAGAACATAGTAACAGGATGCTACCTAATATTCAGATGACCACATTGGCAGAGATCactaacaaaatatagtaagaaTTTTAAAGCATTGATATAATAATGctattctcgcctgacctgtagtggcacagtggataaagcgttgacctggaatgctgaggtcactgttttgaaaccctgggcttgcctggtcaaggcacatatgggagttgatgcttcccgttcctccctccttctgtctctgtgtctctctctctactctctaatgaatagtctttaaaaaaaaaaataataatgccatTCTCTAAGGAAAAGTgagatataaacaaaataaaacttcctGTGATTCTGTGAAACCACCTGCACTTTCCAGCTGGTTTCTCTATGCCACTACATTCCACATAAACTATTCTTTAAAACTCTGAGAACATATAAGCAGCACTTTACATCCAATGAAACAAGGGATTACTATGgcgtatttctttttttttttttaatttttatttattcattttttagagaggagagagagagagacagagagggagagagaggagagagagacggggggaggagctggaagcatcaactcccatatgtgccttgaccaggcaagcccagggtttcgaaccagcgacctcagcatttccaggtcgacgctttatccactgcgccaccacaggtcaggctactatggcgtatttcatattaaaaaaataaaaaggaaaactgcaTTGTGAGTTTCTCTAACAAAAGAGGCAtgagttttaagaaataaaaagtacataaatGCAATGTACAAAAAATCATTCACATTACAAATCTGTCAAATTTCTACTTGACTAGTAACTCATCAGTTTTAAATTATCTATGTTGATGCATTCTTTCCCAATGTTTCTGAAGATGTGCACATACATTTCCTATTTCTTAGTCCTCTTACTCCTACATTATATCTTTAGGTTACTAATGCACCTATTGTATTTTTGTACATCAAAACATgtaaatttgggccctggccagttggctcagcggtggggcatcggcctggtgtgcgggggacccaggttcgattcccggccagggcgcatagaagaggcacccatttgcttctccacccccaccccctccttcctctctgtctctctcttcccctcccacagccagggctccattggagcggagatggcctgggcactggggatggctccttggcctctgccccaggcactggagtggctctggtcatggcggggcgatgccccggaggggcagagcattgccccctggtgggcagagcctcgcccctggtgggcgtcccgggtggatcccggtcgggcgcatgcgggagtctgtctgactgtctctccccgtttccggcttcagaaaggtacagaaaaaacaaacaaacaaaacccatgtAAATTTGTTTAAGTGGCTCAATCAGAAAAAggatatgttaaaataataaatataggcTCAGAAGTTAAAAATAACTCCCTAATTATACTTGACTAgaattttttattacaatttgtGAAGCAGAACATGGTAATATCAGAGGGTAAGCAGCAGTTACACAAGACaccacaaagaaaatgaaaacagacatGCTTATAACTCACAATCCATAGAGCAGGGCCATAGTCTACTCATAGTGGCTATAGCAGAATGCCAACAAAGAGTAGGAGGACCCAGAACACATGACTTAATAGGCTCCATCTGCAGACCCTTCAGGGTTCTTTAGCTaattttagatcaggggtccccaaactttacacagggggccagttcactgtccttcagaccaattggagggccaccacatacagtgctcctctcactgaccaccaatgaaagaggtgtcccttccagaagtgcggcgggggccggataaatggcctcaggggagcACAGTTTGGGGTCGCCTGCTTTAGATTGTTCAAAATAAACGAAAAGAGCAAGGTTTACATAAGTTATGCAGAGATCAAAACCCTAAGGTGTGAGAAATTCTATTTCTAACGGGTGTCAAGTAAGGTTTGCATGGTGTGTAAAGATTTCCCATGTTCTTTATATGTTACTCTTTGTCCATTATTAAGTGTTATCAGATGTTAAGATatgaaaaaagacaaagactTTGGAACATAAATTGCATTTATACAACTTGTCTGATGCTCATTGAGGCTTAAACAAAGATTAAATGCTTTTCCAAATTACTGATTTTTACTGTTTCTCTCCATCATGAATTCTGTAATGTTGAGCAAGTTTTGagcacaggttaaaaaaaaaaggctttgctacatactttttttttctttttctttctttcttttttttttacagagagtcagagagagggatagatagggacagacagacaggaacgaagagagatgagaagaatcaatcattactttttcgttgtgacatcttagttgttcattgattgctttctcatgcaccttgactgagggccttcagcagactgagtaaccacttgctcaagccagcaaccttgggtccaagctggtgagcctcgctgaaaccagatgagcccacgctcaagctggagaccttgggatctcgaaccagggtcctccacatcccagtcccccactctatccaatgtgccaccacctggtcaggcctttgctACATACTTTTAATTTGCAAGGTGACCCTCTGGTACATATTCTCTTGTATAGGAAGTTGAGATCAGTCATTTAAGGTTTTGCCACACCTCCATATTTATAAGGCATCTCTTGAAAATGAATTCTCCAATGTTTAGTAAGATCCTCTACCCAGCAAAATACTTATTACACTCCCTACCCATGTAAGGTTTCTACCCACTGCACAGTATAAACTATGCAGTGATGAGTAGTTTCAAGACTGGccaaaggctttgccacattctcttcATTTATAAGGCtgctctccagtatgaattctctaatgatgagaaaaagatgagaaattgCTAAAGGTTTTATCACATTTCAAACATTTATGAGACCTCTCTTCAGTATGAACTCTTTGATGTTTAGTAAGATGTGACGAActtctaaaggctttgccacattgtctGCATTTGTATGCTTCCTCTCCTGTGTGACATCTTTGATGTATAGTAAGAGCTGAGGAAAAGctaaaggttttgccacattgtctacatttgtatggtttctctcccgtgtgaattctttgatgcgCAATAAGGTTTGAGTTCCGgataaaggttttgccacattctaaacatttatacgACCTCTCTTCAGTATGAATTTTTTGATGCTTAGTATAAGTTGAGGAAcagctaaaggctttgccacactgTCTGCATTTGTACGGTTTCTCTCCTCTGTGACTTCTTTGATGTTTAGTAAGAGTTGAGGATTGAGTAAAGGccttgccacattctctacatttgtatggtttctctcctgtgtgaattcttttATGGACAGTAAGCTGTGAGATCTGGATAAAAGTTTttccacattctaaacatttatgagacctctctccagtatgaattctctggtggagagaaagagatgaagaaatgctaaaggctttgccacattctctacatttgtatggtttctctcctgtgtgaattttCTGATGTATAGTAAGAGCTGAGGATTGGCTAAATGCTTTGCTACATTGTCTGCATTTgtatggtttttctcctgtgtgagttctttgatgtctAGTAAGAGTTGAGGAATCcgtaaaggctttgccacattgtctACATTCATATGTTCTCtgtcctgtgtgagttctttgatgtctATTAAGAGTTGAGGAATAATTAAAGAATTTGCCACATTGTTTGCATTTatgtggtttctctcctgtgtgagttatTTGATGTCTATTAAGAGCTGAGGAATAGTTAAAGGATTTTCCACATTGTCTGCATTCATATGgtctctctcctgtgtgaattctttgatgtacagtaagaGTTGAGGAAtggctaaaggctttgccacactgtctgcatttgtatggtttctctcctgtgtgaattctttgatgtacagtaaggTTTGACTTCAGTgtaaaggttttgccacattctaaacatttatgtgAACTCTCTCCaatatgaattctctgatggttAGTAAGAATTGAGGAATAgataaaggttttgccacattgCCCACATTTATATGGTTTCTCTCCCATGTGAATTCTTTGACAAGTAGTAAGGTGTGAGTTCCAACTAAAGGTTTTGTCACATTCTATGTATTTATGGGACCTGTTtccagtatgaattttctgatagTTACTAACAGCTGAAGAATGGCTGAAGACTTTGCCATAGTCTCTGCATATGTAAGGTCTCACTTCAGTGTGAATATTTCTCTCATGTAAAGTAACACCTGAATGCCAATTAAATGTTTTAccacattctttacatttataAAGTTTTTCTCCAGTACGGACTTTCCTAAGtttatatatattgaaaatttcACTGAATGCTGTTTTACATGAATGATGATTATAAGCTTTCTCCTCAGTATGAATATTCTCATTTTCAGTATGACTTGAAAATTCCTTAAAAGACTCTACATATTTACATTGTTCATTTGTCTTCTTTACAATATGAATAACCTGATGGATACTGGAATGTGACACTTGGTCAAACACTTTTCCATGTTTATAATGGTTCTCTGGAAATGGGATTTTCTCATTTAGATTAGGAATTGATTCTTGGTTAAAGTTTTTCCAATCTTCATTGTATTGATATCTTCTGTCTCCATTATGTATACTCTAGTAATCATTGAAGACAGAAAGGCCTTTAGTGCAAGCTATAATTTCATTTAACATGAACACTTATTCTCAAATAACTATACTGTGATACCTATTAAACCATGATAGTTGTATAAAATATGCTGCcatatttatgaaaattaaagacaTTGCTCAAAAGAATGTTATTTCTTGGTGAAGAAAGATTCCTTATTAAAGGCCTTGCCAAATAGAtcacatttgaattttaaatgtcattataAATCTCTAAGTATTAGAAATCATTGACAGAAAAAGTTTAATCCAACTATACATTTTAAACATATCAAATAATAAGTCACACCAAAGATTACATAAATTTCTAGGTTTTTCAGATTTCCTTTCCAGAATTTAATAGTAAAAACTAGTTTTTGATCTGCATGTATAGAAACACATTGATACCCAATGTAACTGACTTAAAGAGTTTCCCAAATATCTAATATTTTGACTTCTTTAGGaaacaagatattaaaaatatactgctcataaaaattaggggatattttattgcttcttatttattttgaaatatccaggaatttttctgagcagtatatttgttacGACCTGGCCAGATACCTCAGTTAGAGTTATCATGATATGCAAAGTGTTCAAGCTCAattgcggtcagggcacatatagaaacaaattgatgtttctgtctgatcctgtctctgtctctccctctacccTTTTCTCTAGAAGAAACAAATAGTTGCCCCAAGGTAGTATTTTCTATATTAACATATTTTGTTCTGACCACACTATTACTAAAATTTCAAAGCTTTTATTAAGTGTACATTATCAAAACCACACATTCCATATCTTACCAGTATTGTTTTACAGAAGAAATCTTCTGTTCTTGCTCTTTGTAACATGGTCTCTTTTTGTAACACGGTCTGGTTGTCTTCTAATAGCATAGCTGACCGagacaaaataaatgttaacagTTATGGCACAAAGGCAAATGGATGTACCATAAATTACTGAACAAATTACATTTTGAGTACTCCATGGGCAGGTTAGGAGTCCAAAGCAAGAACAAGAAAGGTAACAATGAGGAAATGTCACATCAGAGAGGAATGAAAAGTTGCTTTCATTACTTATAATAGCTGCTCAAACACCCTGGCACACAATGGCAGAGAATGGCAGTGCACAGTAAATGCACTGTACTGACTACTGAATAAGTGGTAGTTGTTCAAATACACAGAGATGGAAGCACTGAAGACAGACAAAAAATAGGAAGAGCcagactagtggtggtgcagtagatagaccatcaacctgggatgctgaggttccaggtctGAAACTCTGTGGTCTGTGGCCTCCGTGtcagctcatctagcttgagctcTGGCTTACCAGCTCGTGTACAAGGTTTCCGACTAAACGTGGGATCACCTATTTGAACCcatggttgctaacttgagcccagggtcactggcttgagcacaaagccactggctcagctggaggcccctcatcaaggcacatataataaaCAATCAATGTACCAATAAAAAGTGTCTCAAataaaagttgatgtttctcatctctctcccttatctcacttaaaaaaaatgtgaagacatAAAAGgattaataaagaatgaaatcttagcaTTTCCGTAAGCATATATACACATAGGAGacattgtactaagtgaaataagtgaggcaGAGAAAAGTATATACTATATGAGGCTTTTTatatacagaataaaaagaacaatgtaACCCTGGCTAGCTAGCTaaatggatagagtattggcctggcacaCAGAAGTCCAGGTTTGAACCAGGGTCAgaacacacatgagaaatgaccatctgcatctcttccgtcagtctttcccttctctctcttctagcAAGGGGCCAGATTGGTTTGATTGTCAGCCTTGGGTGCTGACGATGTTTCAGTAGGTCTACTTGTcgccctcaggcactgaaattgGCTGGGTTGATTTCAGCATCCAGCCCAGActagggttgccgggtggatgcctgtcagggcacatgcaggagtctgtcgctctatcttgctttctctcacttaaaagcaatttataaaaatgtggaaataaataaaGGACAACATACATGAATAAACAAACCACAAACAGACTCACAGGTACAGAGTAATGGCTGCCAGCGGGGAGGGGAGTTGAGAGACTGGGTCAAAAAGATTAAGCAATAGAGAAAGCACAGTGGTAGTTATAGAATGGTCATGGGATTTAAgtccagcatagggaatacagtcaataatattgtaacaattACACTGAGTATAGGAAATACCACGGGGAACACTTTCAAACTTTCTAAAGTATATGAAAGACTAACTACTacgctgtacatctgaaaccaatTAAAAATACTACTAAATGGAAAACGAGAATAGAAAATTTATCCCTAGAATTCTGAATACTATATGAGTTCCACCTATAAAAATTTCTTAAGACAATGCAGTCAAATCACTCAGAAATAACTGTAAAGAATAACTGTaataaagtaacatttaaacaacataagaaatttttttaggcttaatatatttcaaatattcttaTACAAAATGTATTGGTTGAAATTCAcatcacatgaaaaaataaattaaaaaggtgCATGCAGAGAAAGCAAATAAGAAACATCATCATTGCTTTTGCCTGAAGTAAACCTGAATTAAGGAACAAAGCCTCttcctaaatataaaatgtttaataattctgTAACCCAGTTCTTACCACAGGAGAACATTCCAGCATGTTGTATCAGCACTTGTGAATCCCAAAGCACAACTATGACAAAGATCTAATCAGAAGGTAAAAACACATAGGACACAGACCTGGGCAGCTCTGGACTGGACAGGAGAGAATTACAGAATGACAGTGATGACGAAAGCAGGTAACAGTGGACACTTTCCTACCTGCTGGGCAACACTCTGAGGTCACCTATGGCAGTAACTTATTGAAGAACTCTATGAGGTACACAGAGACATAAAAACACTCTAAcatggaggattagaaaatataGACTGGAAATTTTTAATGGTAGTTCATACTAAACAAAAGGATGGTTTGAAGTGAAACAGAGAATTAATCTTCGCACTTTGGGGAGGTGCCTTGTGCTGTGATGAAACCACTGAGTCTACACTCTGTAGGGTCTTGAGGGAAACCTCCCCAGGATTAGAAATGATAAACCTGAAAACATGACATCTGTCCCCAGGGTTCCTGAAATTTCTGCAGCCGATTCCAGGATCTCAACCACTTGCTTTATGAACTCCTACATGAGAAAAAAACAGCTTATCATACAATTCCTCAGCTTCTTGGACAGGTTTACCCAAGTCTCCAAAGCCATGGAAGAGGAGCCAGACCACAGCGGCCCTCACAGTCCATAGGGagaaccccacccccactgctaATGTGATGATGGAGGTCACTGTAGCAAAAGCAGAGTCCTGAGAGGACGCAGGAGCACGGGACGTGTTGGAGACCAGCTGTCCCTCTATGACAACAGGGATACACCTGGGCCTCTCACAGCCCTTTCCACCgcagcagcttcccaaccacACTGTAAGGTCTGGCTTCCATTCTTTCGTTTAGATCTATCTGGGTGATCTGCCTCATCCCACTTATCCAGGTGGAAGGATACTGTCCTTTTTCCTTTGATCCCAGCGCTCCTACATTTCCTCCAAAAAGAGAACCAAAACAGCCTGACACATGGCGGCACACTgaagagtgctgacctggaacaccgacgtcccaagttcaaaaccccaaagtcactggcttgagtgcaggctcactaacTAGAGCACAAGATCATGGGCCTGAGCATGACATgaatccatggtcactggttggAGCAAGGGGTCCTTGGTTCGGCTTGAGCcttcaagtcaaggcacatacaagaagcaaccaatgcagAACTATGGTGACAAAACTGTAAGTTGAcgtttctcccttttctcccttactctctgtctctgactcttcctctgtcacaaggaagaaaaaaaaaaagagaaccaaaaCTGACTTATAAACAGCAAAACACGCTTATTAAAAAAGGGAACATTAATTTTGACAGTCTTCAATTTCCAATTCAGTTTATGCCCAAGTATCAAGACATggtagaatattaaaatattgtagaaattaattttttaaaatacaattttctgTTATACCTTAATTATTCTAAACATTGAATTTTTTAGACACTGACTTCTTTCCAATTAATGTACAGCATGAAGCCTTTCTTTCTATACCAGCAAACCCCCATATTAGTTCCCTGAGGGCAGCTCTGAAATCAGCCATGCAAGGCAGAAGCCAAAAGGAGACATTCTCCTAATCAAGGAGACAAAAAGCCCTGTGGGTGCAGAATAAGCTCAGAAAGGAAGTCAtcctcacccagggagaccaggttcctgtagttctccaacatcacatccATGTACAGTTTCCGCTGAGCTGGGACCAGGCATTCCCACTCCTCCTGAGAGAAATCCACAGCCACATCCCTGAAGGTCAAAGTCTTCTGAAAGACAAGAAAAATtgccaaattttttttcataatgtcACCAAACATGAAAACAGAGGAGTGATGGTTTTGGCCTAGGATAGACTCCTGAATTATTCATTAAGATCATTTTCACCCAGTAtatactgttgtttttttcttctttttttctttattcatttttagagaggagagagagagggagagagacagaaagagagaaggggggaggagctggaagcatcaactcccatatgtgccttgaccaggcaagcccagggtttctaaccggcgacctcagcatttccaggtcgacgagttatccactgcgccaccacaggtcaggctatactgtttttttttaaaatatgtatctgtttggcctgacctgtggtggcgcagtggataaagcgtcgacctggaaatgctgaggtcgccggttagaaactctgggcttgcctggtcaaggcacatatgggagttgatgcttccagctcctcccccttctctctctctgtctctctctctcctctctaaaatgaataaataaaattaaaaaaaataataaaacaaaacaaaacaaaaaaacaaaataaaatatgtatctgttttggcctgaccaggtggtggcacagtagatagtatcaaaatgggatgcagaggacccaggtttgaaaccctaaggtcatcagcttaagtgcgggctcatatggcttgagtgtgagcttaccagcttgagcatgggatcatagacatgaccccatgggtcactagcttgagcccaaaggtcgctggcttgagcaaggggtcactcactctgctgcagccacccatcaaggcatatatgataaagcaatcaatgaacaactaaggagccttaacagagaattaatttttctcatctctctcccttcctgtctgtacctatctgttgTTCTATGTCTCTCACCAAAATATTACACCCAGTAATATTCTTTAACACATACTCTAACACTGAGTAAAGAGGATAGCACCTGTCTGCAAATGCACTACACAGACTTTActtttcaagaaaagaaattttatgagaaagcaatcaatgaacaactaaggtgtcgcaatacgcaacaaaaaactgattgctgcttctcatctctccattcctgtctgtccctgtctatccctcactctgactctgtctctgtaaaaaataataatttattttattttttaattaaatgaggca
The Saccopteryx bilineata isolate mSacBil1 chromosome 3, mSacBil1_pri_phased_curated, whole genome shotgun sequence DNA segment above includes these coding regions:
- the LOC136331925 gene encoding zinc finger protein 93-like, whose translation is MAASQKTLTFRDVAVDFSQEEWECLVPAQRKLYMDVMLENYRNLVSLAMLLEDNQTVLQKETMLQRARTEDFFCKTILSIHNGDRRYQYNEDWKNFNQESIPNLNEKIPFPENHYKHGKVFDQVSHSSIHQVIHIVKKTNEQCKYVESFKEFSSHTENENIHTEEKAYNHHSCKTAFSEIFNIYKLRKVRTGEKLYKCKECGKTFNWHSGVTLHERNIHTEVRPYICRDYGKVFSHSSAVSNYQKIHTGNRSHKYIECDKTFSWNSHLTTCQRIHMGEKPYKCGQCGKTFIYSSILTNHQRIHIGESSHKCLECGKTFTLKSNLTVHQRIHTGEKPYKCRQCGKAFSHSSTLTVHQRIHTGERPYECRQCGKSFNYSSALNRHQITHTGEKPHKCKQCGKFFNYSSTLNRHQRTHTGQRTYECRQCGKAFTDSSTLTRHQRTHTGEKPYKCRQCSKAFSQSSALTIHQKIHTGEKPYKCRECGKAFSISSSLSLHQRIHTGERSHKCLECGKTFIQISQLTVHKRIHTGEKPYKCRECGKAFTQSSTLTKHQRSHRGEKPYKCRQCGKAFSCSSTYTKHQKIHTEERSYKCLECGKTFIRNSNLIAHQRIHTGEKPYKCRQCGKTFSFSSALTIHQRCHTGEEAYKCRQCGKAFRSSSHLTKHQRVHTEERSHKCLKCDKTFSNFSSFSHH